A window of Erpetoichthys calabaricus chromosome 12, fErpCal1.3, whole genome shotgun sequence contains these coding sequences:
- the ndufs7 gene encoding NADH dehydrogenase [ubiquinone] iron-sulfur protein 7, mitochondrial produces the protein MAALVGPRLARLLSINLRPGCVFAVHNKGLHQSSEAESSVIPARHKSTALAPKKSSAPSSKGEYVIAKLDDLVNWARRSSLWPMTFGLACCAVEMMHMAAPRYDMDRFGVVFRASPRQADVMIVAGTLTNKMAPALRKVYDQMPEPRYVISMGSCANGGGYYHYSYAVVRGCDRIVPVDIYVPGCPPTAEALLYGVLQLQRKIKREKKLRIWYRK, from the exons GTCCCCGCCTGGCCAGGCTTTTAAGCATAAACCTCAG ACCTGGCTGTGTTTTCGCTGTGCATAATAAAGGCCTTCACCAGAGTTCAGAAGCTGAAAGCAG TGTTATTCCTGCTAGACACAAAAGTACAGCATTAGCTCCTAAGAAGTCCTCCGCACCCAGCAGTAAAGGAGAGTATGTTATCGCCAAATTGGATGACCTGGTCAATTGGGCTCGACGA AGCTCCCTGTGGCCCATGACCTTTGGTCTTGCCTGTTGTGCAGTTGAGATGATGCACATGGCAGCACCACGCTACGACATGGACCGTTTCGGAGTGGTCTTCCGAGCCAGCCCTCGGCAGGCAGATGTCATGATTGTTGCAGGAACTCTCACCAACAAAATGGCCCCTGCCCTCAGAAAG GTCTATGATCAGATGCCAGAACCTCGCTATGTCATCTCCATGGGCAG ctgtgccAATGGCGGTGGGTATTACCATTATTCCTACGCCGTGGTGAGAGGCTGTGACCGGATAGTGCCCGTGGATATCTACGTCCCTG GCTGCCCCCCAACAGCAGAGGCTCTACTCTACGGTGTCCTACAGCTTCAGAGGAAAATCAAGAGGGAGAAGAAGCTGAGAATCTGGTACCGCAAGTGA